Proteins co-encoded in one Desulfoplanes formicivorans genomic window:
- a CDS encoding DUF554 domain-containing protein: MVPVGTLVNASAIALGSVVGLVLRGRFPERIRIVSFQGVGLCVLVIGMQMAFDMKNALMVIIAVLLGGILGELLRLEELFERLALCLKGMIRSKNPLFTDGFISASLIFCIGAMAIVGSFDEGIRGDHSVLFTKSVLDGFTSVVLATTYGVGVLFSAVSVLLYQGVLTLFATSCQSLFSPDIIAQLTATGGVLILGIGINILEIKQIRISSMLPSLFIIVLLSMWSV, encoded by the coding sequence ATTGTACCTGTTGGTACATTGGTGAATGCTTCGGCCATAGCCTTGGGTAGCGTGGTGGGACTGGTCCTCCGGGGGCGTTTCCCCGAGCGCATCAGGATTGTTTCCTTCCAGGGGGTGGGCTTGTGTGTCCTGGTCATTGGCATGCAAATGGCCTTTGACATGAAGAATGCCCTGATGGTGATCATTGCCGTGCTTTTGGGCGGGATCCTTGGGGAACTGCTTCGGCTGGAAGAATTGTTCGAGCGGCTGGCCCTTTGTCTTAAGGGGATGATTCGGTCCAAGAACCCCCTGTTCACGGACGGATTCATTTCGGCTTCCCTGATTTTTTGTATCGGAGCCATGGCTATTGTGGGTTCGTTTGACGAGGGTATCCGTGGAGATCATTCAGTGCTGTTTACCAAGTCTGTTCTCGATGGGTTCACCTCGGTGGTCCTGGCCACAACCTACGGTGTTGGCGTGCTTTTTTCCGCAGTGTCCGTTTTGCTGTATCAAGGGGTACTGACGCTGTTTGCCACCTCGTGCCAATCCCTGTTTTCCCCGGATATTATTGCCCAACTCACGGCAACAGGCGGGGTCCTCATCTTAGGTATCGGAATCAACATACTGGAAATCAAGCAAATTCGCATTTCCAGCATGTTGCCCTCTCTGTTCATTATCGTCCTTTTATCCATGTGGTCCGTGTAA
- a CDS encoding tetratricopeptide repeat protein — MKKRESLNQIVRYFVDNGGGFLIVSQDDVFLRMFKGFMKVLRLADTSMHHDPLGRHYIREIRRMLDRFNRVIVFIEATLEGRNNTQYFRHIKDILDDRVTIICLCNESGRDTLSLFRELGADNTMVKPVSIDTIVKKIAFSIKPNNFRALVAKSKKAIARGNFRTARVIAQEILKANPESTIAYILLGDIHRRNKEFDLAEQCYRKASQNARMHLQPLERLVDLYGELGRLTEQLSILKLMDKISPLNFERKIALGDVYAKLGKAGQCVACYEEALQLVGMQAREMISYSRMQVGTKLKGVDAQRSLAYMKEALELKADDLRASDLWMFTEIGGVLRKRGQWKDAVTYYKRAMEIVPDDWGLAYNLAMAYFQGEQYQKAREYIEAALEHYPELLNLDADIPYNICMIYYKLGQYSEASQYAKIACINDHGHVPARRLLNDLKDHCVRESGADTTACRMYEDVPAFRP; from the coding sequence ATGAAAAAAAGAGAATCCCTTAATCAAATCGTACGGTACTTTGTCGACAATGGTGGTGGTTTCCTGATCGTGAGCCAGGACGACGTGTTTTTGCGGATGTTCAAAGGTTTCATGAAGGTTTTGCGACTGGCTGACACAAGCATGCACCATGATCCCTTGGGCCGGCATTATATCAGGGAAATCCGCAGGATGCTTGATCGTTTCAACCGGGTTATCGTCTTTATCGAAGCCACTCTCGAAGGGCGCAACAATACGCAGTACTTCCGGCATATCAAGGATATTCTGGATGATCGGGTGACCATCATCTGCCTGTGCAACGAAAGCGGGCGCGATACTCTCAGTCTGTTTCGGGAACTGGGTGCCGACAATACCATGGTCAAGCCCGTATCCATCGATACCATCGTCAAGAAGATCGCATTTTCAATTAAGCCAAATAATTTCAGAGCGTTAGTGGCTAAATCAAAAAAAGCCATTGCTCGCGGCAATTTTCGGACCGCTCGGGTCATTGCCCAGGAGATCCTCAAGGCCAATCCCGAAAGCACCATTGCCTATATCCTTTTGGGCGATATTCACCGCCGTAACAAGGAGTTTGATCTGGCGGAACAATGCTATCGCAAGGCTTCGCAAAACGCCCGGATGCACTTGCAGCCTCTGGAACGGCTCGTGGATTTGTATGGTGAACTCGGTCGTTTGACAGAACAGCTTAGTATATTGAAATTAATGGATAAGATTTCTCCACTCAATTTTGAACGCAAAATAGCCCTTGGCGATGTCTATGCCAAACTCGGAAAGGCCGGGCAGTGTGTTGCCTGTTACGAGGAGGCTCTTCAATTGGTCGGTATGCAGGCCAGGGAGATGATCAGCTATTCCAGAATGCAAGTGGGCACCAAGCTCAAGGGCGTAGATGCTCAACGCAGTCTCGCTTACATGAAGGAGGCCCTTGAGCTTAAGGCCGATGATTTGCGTGCCAGTGATCTTTGGATGTTCACCGAAATCGGTGGCGTGTTGCGCAAGAGGGGACAATGGAAGGATGCCGTCACATACTATAAGAGGGCCATGGAGATTGTTCCTGACGATTGGGGACTGGCGTATAATCTTGCCATGGCCTATTTTCAGGGTGAGCAGTATCAGAAGGCTCGGGAGTATATTGAAGCGGCCCTGGAGCATTATCCGGAGCTTCTCAATCTTGATGCTGATATCCCTTATAATATCTGTATGATATATTATAAGCTCGGGCAATATTCAGAAGCTTCCCAATACGCGAAGATTGCCTGTATCAATGATCATGGTCACGTCCCTGCCAGGCGACTTCTTAATGACCTCAAGGATCATTGCGTCAGGGAATCCGGTGCCGATACCACGGCTTGCAGAATGTATGAAGACGTGCCGGCATTTCGTCCTTAA
- a CDS encoding tetratricopeptide repeat protein, which translates to MLGKREVLDQTIRSFVDQAGGFLLVSGDTTFVRIFKGLIKTLGMPKDCMYCETRATHYVRRMHTMLKRFHKLVLLVEASMGEVNNTMYFRQIKEALGEKVWIICLSSELNRDVLCLFHEMGADNIIIKPVSVNSIIKKIVYTIKPNNLRELVDKAAEAIAKGDTDAAQSHIDRIFEVNPESSIANILLGDMARKAKRYDEAEARYKQAASKARMYLEPLERLADLYAEINDREARIAVLERLDRLSPLNHQRKILIGDICADLGDAVRARKHFDAAVAVVRRHARDQIVATLMNVGQKVMAIDPELGIGYMNEAMTLKSDDFSIQDMWMFNEIGRHLRKQGKWKQAINYYVKALKVDPDNAGLFYNLAMAYLQGKMYFKALEHATMALDKNPDLLNVDISVPFNLARIYFHVRQMAESDKYVRMVLDRDPTHQGALKLLALLQGKGG; encoded by the coding sequence TTGTTGGGTAAGCGGGAAGTTCTGGATCAAACCATTCGCAGTTTTGTGGACCAGGCCGGTGGGTTTCTTCTTGTCAGCGGTGATACGACGTTTGTGCGTATTTTCAAAGGATTGATTAAGACCCTGGGCATGCCCAAGGACTGCATGTACTGCGAGACGCGTGCAACACATTATGTCCGCCGTATGCATACCATGCTCAAGCGCTTTCACAAGCTTGTCCTGCTGGTGGAGGCTTCCATGGGCGAAGTAAACAACACGATGTATTTCCGGCAAATCAAGGAGGCTTTGGGGGAGAAGGTTTGGATAATCTGTCTGAGTTCGGAACTGAATCGTGATGTTCTTTGCCTGTTTCACGAGATGGGCGCCGACAACATCATTATCAAGCCTGTTTCTGTCAATTCCATTATCAAGAAAATCGTCTATACCATCAAACCCAACAACCTGAGGGAATTGGTCGACAAGGCAGCAGAGGCTATTGCCAAAGGTGATACGGATGCGGCCCAATCACACATTGACCGCATTTTTGAGGTCAATCCCGAAAGCTCCATTGCCAATATCCTTTTGGGCGACATGGCCCGCAAGGCCAAGCGGTATGATGAGGCGGAAGCCAGGTATAAACAGGCTGCAAGCAAGGCCAGGATGTACCTTGAGCCCCTTGAGCGGCTGGCTGACCTGTATGCTGAAATCAATGATCGTGAGGCACGCATCGCAGTCCTTGAAAGACTGGACAGGTTGTCGCCCCTGAATCACCAGCGCAAGATTCTCATTGGGGACATCTGTGCGGACCTAGGAGATGCTGTGCGCGCCCGGAAGCATTTTGATGCAGCCGTGGCGGTTGTTCGAAGGCATGCACGGGACCAGATTGTCGCGACCCTCATGAACGTGGGGCAGAAGGTTATGGCCATTGATCCCGAGCTGGGTATCGGGTACATGAATGAGGCCATGACCTTGAAATCGGATGATTTTTCCATTCAGGATATGTGGATGTTTAATGAAATCGGCCGGCATCTTCGCAAACAGGGGAAATGGAAGCAGGCGATCAACTATTATGTAAAAGCTTTGAAGGTCGATCCGGACAATGCCGGCTTGTTCTACAACCTGGCCATGGCCTATCTGCAGGGCAAAATGTATTTCAAGGCCCTTGAGCATGCCACCATGGCCTTGGACAAGAATCCTGATCTTCTGAACGTCGATATCAGCGTACCCTTCAACCTTGCCCGTATTTATTTTCATGTCAGGCAGATGGCCGAATCAGACAAGTATGTTCGCATGGTTTTGGACAGGGACCCGACCCACCAGGGTGCCCTCAAGCTGCTGGCCCTTTTGCAGGGCAAGGGTGGTTGA
- a CDS encoding cupin domain-containing protein: MKMINLFEEGSFNEIAFKTLLVHDSENFKILNFNFKAGQDLPVHSHDIDGEVSIVVLEGTGVFLAADDKTLPARPGDVLVCPIKTPHGVRATTDMRVLVTIAPPI; encoded by the coding sequence ATGAAAATGATCAATTTGTTCGAGGAGGGAAGCTTCAACGAGATAGCCTTCAAGACCCTGCTGGTCCACGACTCCGAAAACTTCAAGATCCTCAATTTCAACTTCAAGGCTGGCCAGGACCTTCCGGTTCACTCCCATGACATTGACGGCGAAGTAAGCATTGTTGTCCTGGAAGGAACAGGAGTCTTCCTGGCTGCCGATGACAAAACCCTTCCGGCCAGGCCCGGCGACGTCCTGGTTTGTCCCATCAAAACGCCCCATGGCGTTCGGGCAACCACCGATATGCGGGTTCTCGTGACCATAGCCCCGCCCATCTGA
- a CDS encoding ATP-binding protein has product MQTIRKIIEIDEELCDGCGQCVPNCAEGSIQIINGKAKVVADNLCDGLGACLGHCPRGALSIVERPADAFDPEAVERFLAAKATPQAKTPSQCPSARMQTLQPCPADSPGSSAGGSALSHWPVQIRLVPAQAPFLKDADLLVTADCAALASPTFHADYLQGKVVMMGCPKFDDTSLYLDKFIEIFRNNPPRSITVLRMEVPCCGGLPGLIQAALEKTRADIPVSIVTLSTSGREVQPL; this is encoded by the coding sequence ATGCAAACAATCCGAAAAATCATAGAAATCGATGAAGAACTGTGCGATGGTTGCGGACAATGCGTACCCAACTGCGCCGAAGGTTCCATTCAAATCATAAACGGCAAGGCCAAAGTGGTTGCCGACAACCTGTGTGACGGCCTGGGAGCCTGTCTGGGACATTGCCCCCGGGGAGCCCTGAGCATTGTGGAACGGCCAGCGGACGCATTCGATCCCGAGGCAGTGGAACGATTCCTGGCTGCCAAGGCAACACCTCAGGCAAAAACACCGTCCCAATGTCCCTCGGCCCGGATGCAGACCTTGCAGCCCTGTCCCGCTGACAGTCCCGGGAGCTCGGCAGGAGGCTCGGCCCTGTCCCACTGGCCGGTGCAGATCCGGCTGGTTCCTGCACAGGCACCCTTTCTCAAGGACGCTGACCTGCTCGTGACTGCAGACTGCGCCGCCCTTGCCAGTCCCACCTTTCATGCCGACTATCTCCAGGGGAAAGTGGTTATGATGGGATGTCCCAAATTCGACGACACATCCCTGTATCTTGACAAATTCATCGAAATCTTCAGGAACAATCCGCCCCGCTCCATCACGGTCCTGCGCATGGAAGTCCCCTGTTGCGGAGGCCTGCCGGGCCTGATCCAGGCAGCCCTGGAAAAAACCAGGGCCGACATCCCCGTCTCCATCGTCACCCTGTCCACGTCGGGCAGGGAAGTACAGCCTTTGTAA
- the deoC gene encoding deoxyribose-phosphate aldolase, translating into MHVHDKVFEPTPLELAQHMDHTLLRPDATHADILHACEQSMAYRFIGLCINPCYVTLASRALQGSSVRVISVIGFPLGAQTPYGKAMETQKALENGAREIDMVIHLGALKSREYKVVQEDIATIAGFCHQEQALLKVIIETCLLTDEEKRIACDLCVAGGADMVKTSTGFGAFGATIEDVRLLHELVAPNGLGVKASGGIRILDDALSMLQAGAVRLGTSSGVAIVRELHQRMQAQHTP; encoded by the coding sequence ATGCATGTACACGACAAGGTTTTCGAACCAACGCCCTTGGAGCTTGCGCAGCACATGGACCACACCCTGTTGCGACCGGATGCCACCCATGCGGACATCCTTCATGCGTGTGAACAGTCCATGGCCTACCGGTTCATTGGCTTGTGCATAAACCCGTGTTATGTCACCCTGGCATCCCGGGCATTGCAGGGCTCGTCTGTCCGGGTGATCTCGGTGATCGGATTCCCTCTGGGGGCGCAGACTCCGTACGGCAAGGCTATGGAGACCCAAAAGGCCCTTGAAAACGGCGCACGAGAAATCGACATGGTCATCCACCTCGGGGCCCTCAAAAGCAGAGAATACAAGGTGGTTCAAGAGGATATTGCAACCATTGCCGGATTCTGCCACCAGGAGCAGGCCCTGCTCAAAGTGATCATTGAAACCTGTCTGCTCACGGACGAGGAAAAACGGATTGCCTGTGACCTGTGCGTGGCCGGAGGGGCGGACATGGTCAAGACCTCCACGGGATTTGGCGCGTTTGGCGCAACAATTGAAGATGTCCGATTGCTCCATGAGCTGGTTGCTCCAAACGGTCTGGGGGTCAAGGCGTCCGGCGGGATCAGAATCCTTGATGACGCCTTGTCCATGCTGCAGGCAGGGGCCGTTCGACTGGGTACGAGCAGCGGGGTGGCCATTGTCCGGGAATTGCATCAAAGGATGCAGGCACAACACACCCCTTGA
- a CDS encoding 4Fe-4S binding protein, giving the protein MIPARRNSLSHQKVFASSILYPRAVMPTILLTITSIVLLAAHTLRWGEAGMAVSLVLFATLMGTRRQWVRLAALPVLVWGLFIWSRTGIFLLHFRMAADLPWVRLAVIMTAVMSVTLLGLLGLAMGPGRRFFVRQPPHDTARAAVFILTAGLLLGIRHLSAIPLLLADRFIPGLGPLEIFALALYAVWVCGRLLEPKTQASTRRVVWLLFSVIFFAQLFLGLLGMESFLMTGKLHLPVPALILAGPLFRGEGWFMPILFGSTLLMVGPAWCSHLCYIGAWDHCMAQHNRPHPLPGWTRILRWSILVLVVLTALLLRFMQVPAPDAAMLAGMFGLIGIGIMILVSRRMGTMVHCTTFCPIGILGNYLGKLAPWRMRIASSCTRCTTCFRACRYNALDLSALSQGKPHTTCTLCGDCASACPHGALTFSAPLMRPARARQLFMIVVTTLHTLFLGVARI; this is encoded by the coding sequence ATGATACCAGCGCGTAGAAACAGTCTGTCACACCAGAAAGTTTTTGCTTCATCCATCCTGTATCCCCGTGCCGTCATGCCGACCATCCTTCTGACAATCACAAGCATCGTTCTTCTGGCCGCCCATACCCTCCGTTGGGGGGAAGCCGGCATGGCCGTCTCCCTTGTCCTTTTCGCCACCCTCATGGGGACCAGACGACAATGGGTTCGTCTGGCAGCCCTGCCGGTACTGGTCTGGGGACTGTTCATCTGGTCCCGGACAGGTATCTTTCTGCTGCATTTCCGCATGGCAGCGGATCTTCCCTGGGTACGTCTGGCAGTCATCATGACTGCGGTCATGAGTGTTACCCTGCTGGGGTTGCTCGGCCTGGCCATGGGACCGGGCCGCCGCTTCTTTGTCCGGCAGCCCCCCCACGACACGGCCCGGGCCGCTGTTTTCATCCTAACGGCCGGTCTTTTGCTCGGCATCCGGCATCTGTCGGCCATCCCCTTGCTGCTGGCCGACAGGTTCATCCCGGGACTCGGTCCCCTGGAAATTTTCGCTCTGGCCCTGTACGCCGTCTGGGTTTGCGGTCGGCTGCTCGAACCCAAAACCCAGGCCTCAACCCGACGAGTTGTCTGGCTGCTCTTTTCCGTGATATTTTTTGCCCAGCTTTTCCTTGGTCTTCTCGGCATGGAAAGTTTTCTGATGACGGGCAAACTCCACCTGCCGGTTCCGGCCCTCATCCTTGCAGGGCCCCTGTTTCGGGGCGAGGGATGGTTCATGCCCATCCTGTTCGGATCAACCCTGCTCATGGTGGGTCCTGCCTGGTGCAGTCACTTGTGCTACATCGGGGCCTGGGACCATTGCATGGCCCAACACAACCGACCCCACCCTCTGCCCGGGTGGACGCGAATCCTGCGCTGGTCCATCCTGGTGCTGGTTGTCCTGACCGCCCTGTTGCTCCGCTTCATGCAGGTTCCCGCTCCTGACGCCGCCATGCTAGCCGGCATGTTCGGCCTGATCGGCATCGGGATCATGATCCTTGTTTCCCGCAGGATGGGGACCATGGTCCACTGCACCACCTTTTGTCCCATTGGCATTCTTGGCAATTATCTGGGCAAACTGGCACCCTGGAGAATGCGCATTGCCAGCTCCTGCACACGCTGCACAACATGTTTTCGAGCATGTAGGTACAATGCCCTGGACCTGAGCGCCCTCAGCCAGGGCAAACCGCACACCACCTGCACCCTGTGCGGGGACTGTGCGAGCGCATGCCCACACGGGGCGCTGACTTTTTCAGCCCCCCTCATGAGACCGGCAAGGGCCAGACAACTCTTCATGATCGTGGTGACCACCCTGCACACCCTTTTCCTCGGCGTGGCCAGGATATGA